In one Alnus glutinosa chromosome 12, dhAlnGlut1.1, whole genome shotgun sequence genomic region, the following are encoded:
- the LOC133851805 gene encoding uncharacterized protein LOC133851805 isoform X1: MEKIEHTVVATNGINMHVASIGTGPGILFLHGFPELWYSWRHQLLYLSSLGYRCIAPDLRGYGDTDAPASPASYTAFHIVGDLVGLLDHLGIDQVFLVGHDWGAMMVWYFCWFRPDRVKAVVNMSVPFFPRNPVINFGDGFRALFGDDYYFCRFQEPAGEVEKDFAGVDTAILIKKFFSLFGPIPVCVPKEVGFRGLQTPESLPSWLSEEDINYYASKYNQKGFTGGLNYYRASNLSWELTAPWTGLQIKVPAKFIVGELDIIYNIPGIKEYVHNGGFKKDIPNLQDVVVMEGVAHFINQVKAEEISAHIYEFISKF; encoded by the exons ATGGAAAAGATAGAGCACACGGTAGTAGCCACAAATGGCATAAACATGCACGTAGCGTCAATTGGTACCGGCCCAGGGATCCTCTTCCTCCACGGCTTCCCTGAGCTCTGGTACTCGTGGCGCCACCAGCTTCTCTACCTCTCCTCTCTTGGCTACCGCTGCATTGCCCCTGACCTCCGCGGATATGGTGACACTGACGCCCCGGCCTCCCCAGCCTCATACACGGCCTTCCACATCGTCGGCGACCTCGTCGGCCTTCTTGACCATCTGGGTATCGACCAAGTCTTCTTGGTCGGCCATGACTGGGGAGCTATGATGGTTTGGTACTTCTGCTGGTTTAGGCCCGACCGAGTCAAAGCTGTTGTTAACATGAGCGTGCCATTTTTCCCCAGGAACCCGGTGATAAATTTTGGGGATGGCTTCAGGGCTTTGTTTGgtgatgattattatttttgcaggTTTCAG GAACCTGCTGGAGAAGTTGAAAAAGATTTTGCTGGTGTCGATACTGCAATACTAATAAAGAAgttcttttcactttttggcCCGATTCCTGTGTGTGTACCAAAAGAAGTAGGATTTAGAGGATTGCAAACTCCAGAATCCTTGCCTTCTTGGTTGTCAGAGGAAGATATTAATTACTATGCCAGCAAATATAACCAGAAAGGCTTTACTGGAGGATTGAACTACTATCGAGCTAGTAACCT AAGCTGGGAGCTCACAGCACCATGGACTGGATTACAAATCAAAGTGCCAGCGAAGTTCATTGTGGGGGAGCTAGACATCATCTACAATATCCCAGGCATCAAGGAATATGTACACAACGGTGGCTTCAAGAAAGACATACCAAATTTGCAAGATGTAGTTGTGATGGAAGGAGTAGCTCACTTCATCAACCAAGTAAAGGCAGAGGAGATCAGCGCGCACATATATGAATTTATCAGCAAGTTCTGA
- the LOC133851805 gene encoding uncharacterized protein LOC133851805 isoform X2 produces MEKIEHTVVATNGINMHVASIGTGPGILFLHGFPELWYSWRHQLLYLSSLGYRCIAPDLRGYGDTDAPASPASYTAFHIVGDLVGLLDHLGIDQVFLVGHDWGAMMVWYFCWFRPDRVKAVVNMSVPFFPRNPVINFGDGFRALFGDDYYFCRFQEPAGEVEKDFAGVDTAILIKKFFSLFGPIPVCVPKEVGFRGLQTPESLPSWLSEEDINYYASKYNQKGFTGGLNYYRASNLWELTAPWTGLQIKVPAKFIVGELDIIYNIPGIKEYVHNGGFKKDIPNLQDVVVMEGVAHFINQVKAEEISAHIYEFISKF; encoded by the exons ATGGAAAAGATAGAGCACACGGTAGTAGCCACAAATGGCATAAACATGCACGTAGCGTCAATTGGTACCGGCCCAGGGATCCTCTTCCTCCACGGCTTCCCTGAGCTCTGGTACTCGTGGCGCCACCAGCTTCTCTACCTCTCCTCTCTTGGCTACCGCTGCATTGCCCCTGACCTCCGCGGATATGGTGACACTGACGCCCCGGCCTCCCCAGCCTCATACACGGCCTTCCACATCGTCGGCGACCTCGTCGGCCTTCTTGACCATCTGGGTATCGACCAAGTCTTCTTGGTCGGCCATGACTGGGGAGCTATGATGGTTTGGTACTTCTGCTGGTTTAGGCCCGACCGAGTCAAAGCTGTTGTTAACATGAGCGTGCCATTTTTCCCCAGGAACCCGGTGATAAATTTTGGGGATGGCTTCAGGGCTTTGTTTGgtgatgattattatttttgcaggTTTCAG GAACCTGCTGGAGAAGTTGAAAAAGATTTTGCTGGTGTCGATACTGCAATACTAATAAAGAAgttcttttcactttttggcCCGATTCCTGTGTGTGTACCAAAAGAAGTAGGATTTAGAGGATTGCAAACTCCAGAATCCTTGCCTTCTTGGTTGTCAGAGGAAGATATTAATTACTATGCCAGCAAATATAACCAGAAAGGCTTTACTGGAGGATTGAACTACTATCGAGCTAGTAACCT CTGGGAGCTCACAGCACCATGGACTGGATTACAAATCAAAGTGCCAGCGAAGTTCATTGTGGGGGAGCTAGACATCATCTACAATATCCCAGGCATCAAGGAATATGTACACAACGGTGGCTTCAAGAAAGACATACCAAATTTGCAAGATGTAGTTGTGATGGAAGGAGTAGCTCACTTCATCAACCAAGTAAAGGCAGAGGAGATCAGCGCGCACATATATGAATTTATCAGCAAGTTCTGA
- the LOC133851504 gene encoding uncharacterized protein LOC133851504: MAVSSSSSSLTENFSSPFFLNNVDNPGAMLVSQPLTGSNYNTWSRSIIVSLTTKNKMAFIEGSLPKPSPEDEAMFHAWTRCNNMIITWFLDSVSKEIASSDNLSVSDYFTKIRTFGDELDNYDLVPSYTYGGMRSVHEKHNRDHVFQFLMGLDDSFAKV, encoded by the exons ATGGCtgtttcatcttcatcttcttcgttGACTGAAAATTTTTCAAGCCCTTTTTTCTTGAACAATGTGGATAATCCAGGAGCAATGTTGGTTTCTCAACCTCTCACTGGTAGCAATTACAACACATGGAGTCGATCCATAATCGTCTCTCTCACAACGAAGAACAAGATGGCTTTCATCGAAGGTTCTCTCCCAAAACCGTCTCCTGAAGACGAAGCCATGTTTCATGCATGGACTCGATGCAATAACATGATTATTACTTGGTTTCTGGATTCAGTTTCGAAAGAAATTGCTTCAAGT GACAACTTGTCTGTTAGTGATTATTTCACCAAGATCAGGACTTTTGGGGATGAATTAGACAATTATGATCTGGTTCCTTCTTACACCTATGGAGGAATGCGATCAGTTCATGAAAAACACAATCGAGACCATGTGTTTCAATTCTTGATGGGTCTTGATGACTCATTTGCTAAAGTGTGA
- the LOC133851805 gene encoding uncharacterized protein LOC133851805 isoform X3, which yields MEKIEHTVVATNGINMHVASIGTGPGILFLHGFPELWYSWRHQLLYLSSLGYRCIAPDLRGYGDTDAPASPASYTAFHIVGDLVGLLDHLGIDQVFLVGHDWGAMMVWYFCWFRPDRVKAVVNMSVPFFPRNPVINFGDGFRALFGDDYYFCRFQEPAGEVEKDFAGVDTAILIKKFFSLFGPIPVCVPKEVGFRGLQTPESLPSWLSEEDINYYASKYNQKGFTGGLNYYRASNLP from the exons ATGGAAAAGATAGAGCACACGGTAGTAGCCACAAATGGCATAAACATGCACGTAGCGTCAATTGGTACCGGCCCAGGGATCCTCTTCCTCCACGGCTTCCCTGAGCTCTGGTACTCGTGGCGCCACCAGCTTCTCTACCTCTCCTCTCTTGGCTACCGCTGCATTGCCCCTGACCTCCGCGGATATGGTGACACTGACGCCCCGGCCTCCCCAGCCTCATACACGGCCTTCCACATCGTCGGCGACCTCGTCGGCCTTCTTGACCATCTGGGTATCGACCAAGTCTTCTTGGTCGGCCATGACTGGGGAGCTATGATGGTTTGGTACTTCTGCTGGTTTAGGCCCGACCGAGTCAAAGCTGTTGTTAACATGAGCGTGCCATTTTTCCCCAGGAACCCGGTGATAAATTTTGGGGATGGCTTCAGGGCTTTGTTTGgtgatgattattatttttgcaggTTTCAG GAACCTGCTGGAGAAGTTGAAAAAGATTTTGCTGGTGTCGATACTGCAATACTAATAAAGAAgttcttttcactttttggcCCGATTCCTGTGTGTGTACCAAAAGAAGTAGGATTTAGAGGATTGCAAACTCCAGAATCCTTGCCTTCTTGGTTGTCAGAGGAAGATATTAATTACTATGCCAGCAAATATAACCAGAAAGGCTTTACTGGAGGATTGAACTACTATCGAGCTAGTAACCT GCCATAA
- the LOC133851567 gene encoding uncharacterized protein LOC133851567 has product MEKIEHTVVATNGINMHVASIGTGPVVLFLHGFPELWYSWRHQLLYLSSHGYRCIAPDLRGYGDTDAPPSAASYTAFHIVGDLVGLLDHLGIDQVFLVGHDWGAMMVWYFCWFRPDRVKAVVNTSVPFFPRNPAINNGDGLRALFGDDYYFCRFQEPGEVEKDFACVDTAILMKKFFSLFGPIPLCVPKEVGFKGLQTPESLPSWLSEEDINYYASKFNQKGFTGGLNYYRASDLTWELTAPWTGLQIKVPAKFIVGELDIVYNIPGTKEYVHNGGFKKDVPNLQDVVVMEGVAHFINQEKAEEISAHIYEFINKF; this is encoded by the exons ATGGAGAAGATAGAGCACACAGTAGTAGCTACAAATGGCATAAACATGCACGTAGCGTCAATTGGTACCGGCCCAGTGGTCCTCTTCCTCCACGGCTTCCCTGAGCTCTGGTACTCGTGGCGCCACCAGCTTCTCTACCTCTCCTCCCACGGCTACCGTTGCATCGCCCCCGACCTCCGAGGATATGGAGACACTGACGCCCCGCCCTCCGCAGCCTCATACACGGCCTTCCACATCGTCGGCGACCTCGTCGGCCTTCTTGACCATCTGGGTATCGACCAGGTCTTCTTGGTCGGCCATGACTGGGGAGCTATGATGGTTTGGTACTTCTGCTGGTTTAGGCCCGACCGAGTCAAAGCTGTTGTCAACACGAGCGTGCCATTTTTTCCCAGGAACCCGGCGATAAATAATGGGGATGGCCTCAGGGCTTTGTTTGGTGacgattattatttttgcaggTTTCAG GAACCTGGAGAAGTTGAAAAAGACTTTGCGTGTGTCGATACTGCAATACTAATGAAGAAgttcttttcactttttggcCCGATTCCTCTGTGTGTTCCGAAAGAAGTAGGATTTAAAGGATTGCAGACTCCAGAATCCTTGCCTTCTTGGTTGTCAGAAGAAGATATTAATTACTATGCCAGCAAATTTAACCAGAAAGGTTTTACTGGGGGACTGAATTACTATCGAGCTAGTGACCT AACCTGGGAGCTCACAGCACCATGGACAGGATTACAAATCAAAGTGCCAGCGAAGTTCATTGTGGGGGAGCTAGACATCGTCTACAATATCCCAGGCACCAAGGAATATGTACACAACGGTGGCTTCAAGAAAGATGTGCCAAATTTGCAAGACGTAGTTGTGATGGAAGGAGTAGCTCACTTCATCAACCAAGAAAAGGCGGAGGAGATCAGCGCGCACATATATgaatttatcaacaaattctGA
- the LOC133851694 gene encoding uncharacterized protein LOC133851694, whose product MEKIEHTIVPTNGINMHIASIGTGPVVLFLHGFPELWYSWRHQLLYLSSLGYRCIAPDLRGYGDTDSPPSAASYTVFHIIGDLVGLLDHLGIDQVFLVGHDWGAIVAWHFCSFRPDRVKALVNLSVPYLPRNPAINLVEGFRALFGDDYYFCRFQEPGESEKDFASVDTAILMKKIFAIVGPQPLCVPNGFSGLQTPDSLPSWYSDEDINYYATKFNEKGFTGGLNYYRACNLTWELTAPWTGLQIKVPTKFIVGDLDIVYCIPGMKEYIHNGGFKKDVPNLQDVVVMEGVAHFINQEKAEEISAHIYEFINKF is encoded by the exons ATGGAGAAGATAGAGCACACTATAGTACCCACAAATGGCATAAACATGCACATAGCGTCCATAGGGACTGGCCCGGTGGTCCTCTTCCTCCACGGCTTCCCTGAGCTATGGTACTCGTGGCGCCACCAACTACTCTACCTCTCTTCCCTCGGATACCGCTGCATAGCTCCCGACCTCCGCGGATATGGAGACACTGACTCGCCGCCTTCTGCCGCCTCCTACACTGTGTTCCACATCATTGGCGACCTTGTCGGCCTTCTCGACCATCTGGGTATCGACCAGGTCTTCTTGGTTGGCCATGACTGGGGCGCTATCGTTGCCTGGCACTTCTGCTCGTTCAGGCCGGATCGAGTCAAAGCTCTTGTCAACTTGAGCGTGCCATATCTTCCCAGGAATCCGGCGATAAATCTTGTCGAGGGCTTCAGGGCTTTGTTTGgtgatgattattatttttgcaggTTTCAG GAACCTGGAGAATCTGAAAAAGATTTTGCTTCTGTCGATACTGCAATACTAATGAAGAAGATATTTGCAATTGTTGGTCCACAACCTCTTTGTGTACCTAATGGATTTAGTGGATTGCAAACTCCGGATTCCTTGCCTTCTTGGTATTCAGATGAAGATATTAATTATTATGCTACTAAATTTAACGAGAAAGGCTTTACAGGAGGATTGAACTACTATCGAGCTTGCAACCT AACCTGGGAGCTCACAGCACCGTGGACTGGATTACAGATTAAAGTGCCGACAAAGTTCATTGTGGGCGACCTGGACATTGTCTACTGTATTCCGGGCATGAAGGAATATATACACAACGGTGGTTTCAAGAAAGACGTGCCAAATTTGCAAGACGTTGTTGTGATGGAAGGAGTAGCTCACTTCATCAACCAAGAAAAGGCAGAGGAGATCAGCGCACACATTTATGAATTTATCAACAAGTTTTAA